The sequence below is a genomic window from Lolium perenne isolate Kyuss_39 chromosome 4, Kyuss_2.0, whole genome shotgun sequence.
TCTTATCTGAAATTTCCAGGGCAATGGTTTTGCTTCATTTCGATTTCATGTTAGCAAGTTGGGCCGGACGAAGCAAACAAACTGCCGTTCCCGTGTAGGAAGCCCAACAATGACCTTCACTAACAGCCGAGCTAGGATGGCCCAAGCAATTTCACGGCCCGTCACGGTGCCTCCGCACGTGGGCTGTCCCGTCCGGGCGATGAACCCGAAGCTGCGGCTTTGGAAATCCGACGAACAATCCGAGGAGCTCCCCGTCCTCTTCTTCTCCCCCACTGGCGACGGAGGCGAGGAATTCTTCTTTCCCACCAGCCGGAGATGGAGGTCTCTGCTAGgctccgcccgccgcccgccgcctcgACGGCGCCGCCCCGCCACGGCAGACGGTCCCTGGGGCGGTTTCTCCCGTCGGCCCGCCCCGCCACCCGCGCGGTTTCCACCAAGGTACACTCTAGCAGACTAGCACCTGCTCCTCGAGcccctactttcttggcaccataCCATTATGTGGCTGCTCAGTAGTCAGTACGGCTACGGGGATCGTTAGGCCTGTAGCCCCGAGCCTCCGATGCTTCCCTCCCGGGGTTGCTGATTCTGATGGTGTCTGGGATTTGGCGTTGTGGCGCTTCGCGGCCGGATTTGTGTTTTGGTGTGCCCTGTTTACCTTTTGGTCCCAAATTGTTCGTCATGTCTAGTGGAAATGAAGCAGAAGGCGCTAGGACTTGTCTATACTGTGCGAATGGGGATATTTCTACATTTATGGCCTCTGAAAACAGTAAACCTATCGTCTAAATGAACCAATAAAAAGTGGGGAGAAATTTCTATCAGAATGAGCTAATGCAATGTCCACGGTCGAATGGGCTAGGAATTACTGCATTCCATTTTGCGCAATGTTGTTTCCGGAATGGTGAAAATGCCAAGAAAATGCATGTCTCATGTGTTGGTTGGGTTGTGATGCCAATGCTTCCCTCCCGGGGTCACTGCTTCAGAAGGTGGTTGGAATTTCGCGTTGTGGCACTTGGCGGctggatttatattttggtgtgtCCTGTTTACTGTCTAGCATTTGCTCGAGAACTGTTCGCTGTCGTCTTGGTGGAAAGAAAGGAGAACAATCTAGGACTTGTTTGATCTAAAGGGTTAGGGCTTAGCTGTACTGTACAAATGAGGAAATTCCTAAATTTATGGTTTCTGAAAATAGTAAACCTGTCTAAATGGACCAGCAAAAAGCTGAGACGGATTTGTCAAAATATTAATGGGTCGAATGGGCCAGGATTTACTGCATTCCATTTTATGCAATGTTGTTTTCGGGATGGCGAAAATGCCAAGAAAATGCCTGTCTTATGTGTTGGTTGGCTTCTGATGCCTTTGTAAGCACATTCTAGTCCCTACATTGTGTCTTCTTGTGTCAATCCGTCCTACTTGTTTCCCCTCTTGGTGGTGCCATTGGTCTCAGTATTGAATTTGGGTTCACCCCGAGACCCCTTTGTTGCTGCCAGATTCCATTGATGTCAGCCTGGCCACTTACATAAGGCGAGTCTTCTGGTTTGGTCGATCCTGATCCAAGGGGAGTAATCTGGGTCGGGGTCATGCCATTGGAGACGCCGGTGGTTTCATCCTCAGCTGTGAGCCAACATCAAGTTAGTTTGGTTCATTGACAACTTTCTTCTCTTGGGCTTGTGGTTGGGGCACTTGCAAAAGCTTGGCATGACCTTGGTCATTTTCTGTGATGCCGCCGACAACCCTGGGCACCAATCCCCTCCTTGGAGGCTCAACTTGAAACCCCCCTTCAGACCCCTGAGTCCTGCTTGGCTACTGTTCAAGTTACTGTAACTGCTTGGTGGATACCCGTGGATGGCTGTGTCGGTGCGAGTAAGGGTCCATTAGTTTGGACTGTTCCGGTGCCGTCCCTTGCTGGGATTTTGGCTTCTGAAGTTTTCATGTGTCATTCCGGTGTTCAGCAGATATTCTCCGATGCTTGAAGCTTGCAGGCGTAGCCTCCCTTGCAGCAGAAGCTTTGACTCCATCGATGGGATCAAGTGAACATTTAGTAGTTTTAGCACTTCATTTATTTTTCTTGTTGACTGTATCTTTTGCGGTTTTATGTTCTTGTCCTGTTTTATGTGCTTGTAATCTGTAGCTAGCAACCATAGCACAGTACCCTGTACGCTTTGCAGGTTGTGGCTTCATTAATTTAAAGCTAGCTCACTATGAGCCTTCTGTCTAAAATGATATGTTGTGTGCGGATGAAATGGATACTAAATCTGTTTTGATGCCAAACTATGATTATGAACCATGTCCTTGGTTCTTATTGGAATATCTGCATTTCTTATGTCAACTGGTGAAGCTTTGTCAAACCGTAATTGACAGAAACTGAGAAGTATTCATATGTTACCTTTCACTGTAGAATAGTTTGCATATATAGAATCAAATGTCAGCATATTCTGATGGAGTTATTGGTAGGCTGTAACAGTGAGAAGAGTACATTGTAGATGGATTAGAATCAGAAATTATACAGAATTAACCAGGTGGAATCAATCGGTGATTGTCTGCATTTAGCTGTGACACAAAACTAGAATACCTTGTGTGCATGGCCCATTCCACCTACTTGATGTCCTATTGCTGGAAGTTTCTCTTACTGACGATGAAGTGCATCTTTACTGATTATAAGTCCCAGCATGTAAGTGCCTTTCTGTGACAACTGACACTAATTGTTGGCTCATAAGTATATATGTCGGATGCAACCTTCTCTTAAAATATCTAATCCGTTATTTTTTTAGATCAACAGGGAGCCACACTAGGCCACCTGATCCAAAGACAGTCTAAGATCTCCAGCAAACGACTACCAAGCAAGCTTATTACAAACCGATGATAGTGGAGACAACTAGGAACTATagacagaaaacaagctactacccCTCCATCCTTCTTCTCGCTTTTTTCCTGTGTGTTTCCTGCCCTTTTTGCTTCAGCTTGTCACAACATGCACCTTATCTGCCTCTTCGGGGTGCTCCATCAGATAGGTTACAGTTGCGTGCCCGCCGTAGGGAGAAGAAGTAGTCTTCTAGGAAGAAATCCAGTCGAAGGAGGTGCACTTTAGTCTGGCATCAAGGATGGTAGACTCTTCAGTTTTCTTATCAGGACAGCTTTGTATTTTTCCACCAGATCCCATGCCTGGTCTTTGAAAGGCAGTTGCCAGGTCCTTAGATATGAGAGAATCAGTCCCCATACCTGTTTCATAGAAATCCAAGTTTTCCTATTAAACAACAGATGGTTTCTATTGTTCTATATGCTCCAGACTGCAGCGGACGAAATCACATTGAATTGCACATATCTTTTGTTGCAAAGCCATTTTGAAGCAAGAGAAAGAAAGTCAGTAATCATTACATCAAAGACCTCATTTACTTCTGACCAGAGCAATTTGGATATTAAGCAATCAAAGAGCAGGTGTTTAACAGGCTCGAATTCTTTAAATAACTCACACTCCAGGGGTTTTGGAATACCTCTGTGTCTGAGATTATCTCTAGTCATAATCTTATTCTGAGATAACAGCCAAAGGAATATCTGGACTCTAGGGGGAATTTTTAGTTCCCAAACAGCATGCAAAAAAACAGGTTGCACTCCTCTAAAATTGATTACAGCAGATAAAGATTTGGAAGAATAAATCCCATTAGATTCATATTTCCAAATAAGTTGGTCCTCCTCTGTAGAGAAGTTAATAGCTCTAGCAATTTCGACGATTTCAAACCACATATCCATCATACTTGTGGTGAAAGTTCTCCTAAAGTCACATTTTAGTTGTTGACCATCCCAAAGATATGCAACAGTTTTCATTTGTTGATTAACTACAAAGTATATGTCCCAATACCATGTAGCTAAAGGAGCATTACTACTCGGGGCCGGTGTGTGGAGTTTGGGTTGTACGGTTTTCGGCCAGTTTTCCTTATAAACTGACCAAATTTCCCTCTTCTTAATGAATAGGCtgtgctcctgccggttgctccaaaaaaaaagGAGCATTACCAAACCAAGTGTCCTCCCAAAATGTTACTAGCTTACCATTGCCTACATTCCATTTGTAACCAAATTTGACAGCTCTAGAAGCCCACATCATCCCTTTCCAAAAGACAGAGGGATTCAAATCTTGGCAACATAAGATGTTAGGATTTTTTGTATTATATTTGGCATCCACTACTCTTCTCCACAAGCTGCCTTCCCCCTGTATGTATCTTTTAACCCAAAATCCAACTAGGTTATCTAATCCGTTATGTGTGGTTTACGAAGTCAATGTGCTCATATTATGCCAAGTTAATCTGGGCCCATTGCTACTGTCACTTAAGGTAGAAAATACTGCTTAATTTGTTGTGTCCAGCCTTCATTTACCTTGTTACCTAGAATCACGCACACTGAAAATGCTGGAAGAGCAATAGCAACAGAATTCCTTTTCTTGGTGAATCCAGCAATGCTGTTGGTTAAATATTCGTAGTAGGTGTCTTTCTTTTCAGCCTCAGCCTACACACGATCTACTCTGGAGACTGGAAGTTGGATGAGTATCTTTTACTATCCTATGGCTGTTATTTTGTTCCCCTTTATTCTCTGTCTTCTATTGCATGATGTGGATTGGCTAGCTAAGTGACATCCAGTTTGATAGTAGAAGACTGTTTAATAAGTTTTCTTATCAATACAGATTAGAGCGAGTGCAGTTAATGGCCTGCAAAGAAGCAAGAGTAACCTCGAAAAACTATTCTGCTATGACAAATCTGTTTCAGAGGAGGATATTGGGACACCAACTGGTTTAGACTTGGAAAAGAAGGAAGTTGGGAAGAATCCTCCTTGTGTGAGCTGTGAAACTAAAGGCGCTGTGCTGTGCAGAACTTGTGCTGGTTCAGGTTTGTACGTCGACTCGATAATGGAGAGCCAAGGAATTATCGTAAAAGTCAGATGTCTAGGTAAACAAGTTTGATCACTTCTGCAGTAATTTGCGATGTTGTATACATGTTACTGCTGTATGTATCATACATGATTCATGTATGTTTGTGTTGCAATTACTGTAGGCTGTGGAGGAACTGGAAACATTATGTGCTCCAAATGCGGAGGTCATGGACACACGTGAAGTGCGGAAGTTTGTGATTCTCGCAAAAAAAAGAATGTAATTCAAGTAGCATCTTCTTCGTGTACATCGGCCAGGGTTACAGTTGACAGTCAGCTGGGATTTGGGCTTGTGCAAGACGAGCAAAGAGAAGCATAACGTATAAACAATGTCGCTGTACTAAATCATCTGGTGCTGAGTCAGCTGCTCCAGCTTGTGTCCGTTTCTGTTCGAACATCCGACATTATTTTGTACTATTCAAAAGGATCTCTGTTATGTCAGCTTACTGTTCCCAACGGTTTGGCTATGCTCGCTCACTGATCCATTTGTTCTGTCTTTGAAGATTCAGATAAAGCGGTTTTGCCTTCTGAACATGCACACAGTGAAACAAAAGCAGCAGACATATGTCATCTACTTGTTGAGCTGCTGCCTTATGCTTGGACAGGTAGCCGTACATCGCACATATTCTTTGCCCCATTTTTCAATTTGTGCATGTGCATATTCTCCAGGTAAAGAAAAACAGCTGTGTACTTATTACTATTGCCTGTTGGGATGAAAAATGATGCGATAATATTCAAATGTTCTCAAGTAAGAATAACTGTTCTGTGATCAAGGTTGACTAGAATGAACGGTCAACATCACGGAATTTACAAGTTATAAGCAACTGAGCCTAGTTCGAATATCAAAATAGGCTCCGAGACGGCTATAGTAGAGAACTCACTCGCATTAGTATAAAGATTTAACTCGGAAAGctttcaaaaagaaaaaaaaagatttaACTCGGAAAACTGATAATTTGCCATCGATCGATTGCGTACACGCACTCACATGTGTTAAGTTTGCCCTGTGTTAGATCAAATTACATATGGCCCTAATTAATACCTACCGTAGCTAACCAATATGCTTCTCTTGAGCCTTGGAGCAACATCTCCTTCTCCGGTAAGGCTGCAAATCCACCGGCATTTTCCAgcctcccaaaagagcaaggaaTACTTGATCGATCACTTTGCTTTGCCGACGCACAGGTAGGAATTCCAAAAGAGAGGAAAATATCACTTGTCCACCAAGCCATGTCTGATCCATCCAAGAATCTATTCTTCCTCCCTCTCCTGAGTCCTGCCTGCGACTATATATACATCTCCGCAGCAAAAGACCACCGGCATCACTCACCAGCACCAGCACAAGCATCCCAAACACGAGCACCCTTCCGGTACATTGGTCACATCGATCAGCTAGCCATGGACAGGGCCATGAACcgcacctacgaggagtacacccCCGTCGTCGAATGGAGCCACTCCGCGGACGCCAGCTTCGTCAAGATCATCGTCCCAGGCAAGCAATTCATATCACTTCATGAGTTCATCTCGCTGCATACAAGAGTCAGCAATTACATGAACTCTGACATGATCGATCTGTATGTATATGGGAACATGGCGCGCAGGGTTTAAGAGGGAGGAGATACGGGTGTTGGTGGACAACCACCGCCACCTGCGGACGCGCGGCGAGCGGCCGCTGGAGGGCAACAAGTGGAGCCGATTCCAGAAGGACCTCCAGCTCCCCTCCGACTGCAACGTCGACGGCATCCGAGCCAAGTTCGAGAACGAGGCGCTCACCATCACGCTCCCCAAGAAGCACCCCTCGCACAAGGCCCCGCCGGCGACACCGGCCATGCCGACGCCGGCGACGCCCAAGCCCGAGCCGAGGAGGCCGTCCACAACGGCGCCGCAGAAGCCACCGCCGGCGCTCCCCGAGCCCGCGAAGCCGACCGTGCTGCCTCCTGTGCCCACTCAGAAGTCCTTCCCTGACCGCAGGCCGTCGCTGCCCAGGAAGCCTTCGGATATTCCTGCGCCGGCAATTCCCGCGCCTCCCGTGCCAGCACCAGCTGCTGCCACCCCGAAGCCGGCGGAGGACTGGTTGAAAGAAGAGGCCAAGAAGGcgcaagcggcggcggcggccgaagAGGAGGAGAAGCGGATGGAAAGGGAGACGAGAGGAAAGATGGAGGAAGATCGGAAGATGGTGGAGGACATGAAGAAACCCAAGGAGGCGGAGGGGATGATGGGGGACATGGACATGGCGCAGCAGAGGAGGCGCCGTGGCCTGCTGGTGaacgtggcggtggcggtggtggtgctcGTCGGGATCACAGTGTACGTGTGGCGCAACCTGAGCGCGGCTGTCGGCGGCGACGGCAATGGGGCTGTCGGAAGCGGGAGCTACGGTGACGAGATGTGAACGTGAATGTGATCGAGCAGCTGGTGCGAAGGATATATCTGAGGTGTGTGAGGCCGAGTGAAAGTTCATACGTATGCGGGTGGGGCCGAGGAGGCTCGCAAGTACCAAAATGCAAGTATATACGGATGTGGTTTGTTGATCATGTATATGGTGTTGCAGATTACAAAGACATGCTTTGGCTGATCAACCTAGTGAAATAAAAAATGATTTGCACACACTTTTAACTTCCTATATGTATCCCGCCTGATCACTCTTATATATGTTTGTTGATGCTCCACATTACACGTTGTTTCTTCGTTCGtggaatgtttttttttttttttgcagctcTTGCCCTTGTTGGATTGCTTTCAACATTTGATTGATAGAATATGCAAAATCCTGAATGGTAGCAAGGAGAAGATGTCCTTTGGGGGAGAAAGATGGAGAGTGAACAAATGGAGGCCGAGCTAtatgtagctctttattttcaaaaaataaaaaaatcatatttttgagtTTTAAAAAGTTCTGAAAAAAATCCTAGATGTAGCTAGTGATGAAATCTACAAACATGCAAAATCTTAGTGTGAAATTTTTAGTactttaggctacacaaaaatgataaatatGTGGATCTGAGAATAGTGAATAGTGCATATTCAAAACTATATAACCTGTCaggttttgtcatttttgtgtagtctacaacaAAAAGAATTTTTAATTGAGATTTTACACGTTAGTAGATTTCATAATTGTCTACATCTaggattttttcagatttttttgaaacttaaaaCTATGATTCTAAATTTTTGCAAATAAAAGGCTACATGTAACTCGGCCTCCGTTTGCAGTTTTCGGATAAAGATGTCCTTATTAAAGATGTCATTCAAGCTATTACTGTGTATGCTATTGTCAATTTTCAAGCTGCCCAAACATATCATCAAAGGGATAGTCACTGCAATATTCAATATCCTAATTCCGGTGGAGAGATAATGACCAACATAAACGTATCACTGGTTTGCATGGTGGAACATGTGCGTGCCTAAATAGGAGGGAGCTATGAGTTTTTTTAGAGACCTTCGGTGTCTTAATCTAGCAATGTTGACTAAGCAGTGTTTGGAGGTTAATAATGTACTTCGGTTTTTCGTGCAAAATACTCTCCTTTAGGTGATATACTGAATTGCTAACTGAAAAAGGGAGTCCGTACACTTGGCAAATTATTTGGGCCGGTATACAAACATTTAAACAAGGACATATGTGGAGAGTGAGCGATGGTTCTCAAATCAGTATGTATATGTGATGATCCATGGATCCCAAGCAGCCCAGGCAGGACGACTATGACAAGAAGAGGAAATATCATATACCCTAGTAGAAAACTGGTCTTTCGTTCGGACCTGCTCGAAGAATTATTCCCGGCCATATTTGGAACCGGGAA
It includes:
- the LOC127293603 gene encoding uncharacterized protein, producing MDRAMNRTYEEYTPVVEWSHSADASFVKIIVPGFKREEIRVLVDNHRHLRTRGERPLEGNKWSRFQKDLQLPSDCNVDGIRAKFENEALTITLPKKHPSHKAPPATPAMPTPATPKPEPRRPSTTAPQKPPPALPEPAKPTVLPPVPTQKSFPDRRPSLPRKPSDIPAPAIPAPPVPAPAAATPKPAEDWLKEEAKKAQAAAAAEEEEKRMERETRGKMEEDRKMVEDMKKPKEAEGMMGDMDMAQQRRRRGLLVNVAVAVVVLVGITVYVWRNLSAAVGGDGNGAVGSGSYGDEM
- the LOC127293602 gene encoding uncharacterized protein, producing the protein MEVSARLRPPPAASTAPPRHGRRSLGRFLPSARPATRAVSTKIRASAVNGLQRSKSNLEKLFCYDKSVSEEDIGTPTGLDLEKKEVGKNPPCVSCETKGAVLCRTCAGSGLYVDSIMESQGIIVKVRCLGCGGTGNIMCSKCGGHGHT